GCGATTAGTTCGGCGGTTGCTAAGTTTCTTGCGCCTTGTGCTAATAATCGTTCGCGGGGGCGTTCGCTGATAGGGATATCGGCGATTCTGAGGGTATAGGTCATTGATGCACTCTCTGGGGGACTTTAGGCTGTTATAGCGGTTTTGTTTGTGATTTGCCAAGAAAGTGCATAATTTTTAATGATTTTGCCAATTTCTATGTTAATAACTGAAACCCGCTTGGACGGGTTTCAGGAAGGGGTGTTGTCGATTTAGCACTACTAGGAAGTTGGGAATTGCTTGACGATTTCGTCGGTTTTTGCTGCCATGATAAAGTCGTTTTTATGCAGTCCGGAGATGGCGTGAGTCCACCAAGTTACGGTGAGTTTACCGTATTCGGTGAGGAGGGCTGGATGGTGTCCTTCTTTTTCTGCTTCTGCGCCAATTTTGTTTGTTGCATTGAGGGCGGTTTGGAAGTCAGGAAATTTATATGTGCGTTCTAATCTTTTTTGTCCGTCTTTGTTAATTAAGTTCCAGTCAGGAATTTGTGGTTTGAGTTGTTTGATTTGGTCTTCGCTGACAGGTTGAGAGTCTTTGGTGCAAGCTTCACATTTTTGTTGTGTTAGTTCTGGCATAGTGATTTCTTCTTTCAACCTTAGCTAGATTGCCATAAAAAGTTTTTTTCTGCATCTGTCTAGATGAGCAATTAAATACTCAAGTGGGATTTGATGCTGTGATGCAAATTAGTTTGGTATTTCTCTTGCCAAAATGTTCGGTTTGTGCTAAGAAACTGATAATGGCAAATCAATCCTGGTAGCGATCGCGCCAATCTTCTGGAAAGCTAAACTAAAATATCTGCTCTTGATTCAAGCAAAATTATAATTTAGCAACAGATATATTAGCTATGTTTATAATTGTGCGGATTTGTCTTAGTGAGATTATAGTTAAAAAGATCGTTAATTTAACCAAATGTTAAAGAGTAATTGAGGAGTGTGAAAATGCGTTTAAAAACGGTTGAACTATTTTTAGCTTTAACTTTAGCAGCTACGGTTGTGGCTTGTAACCAAGGTGCTGACACTGAAGGTGGCGATCCTGGCGATACTGCACCAGCAACCGAGCAGCCTGAAGAAACTACTGCACCTGAAGCTACTGAAGGTGGTGAAGAGGTTGCACCTGCTGAAGAAGGTGGTGAAGGTGGCGAAGGTAGCTAGAAAGCTATCCAATTGGATTGTAAATTAAGA
The DNA window shown above is from Oscillatoria salina IIICB1 and carries:
- a CDS encoding 4a-hydroxytetrahydrobiopterin dehydratase, with translation MPELTQQKCEACTKDSQPVSEDQIKQLKPQIPDWNLINKDGQKRLERTYKFPDFQTALNATNKIGAEAEKEGHHPALLTEYGKLTVTWWTHAISGLHKNDFIMAAKTDEIVKQFPTS